From Pseudoramibacter sp.:
GACCTTTGGCGGAGGTTATCCGCTGATCGTCGACGGCAAACAGATCGGAGCCATCGGCGTCAGCGGCGGAACTGCCGACGAAGACATGGCCATTGCCAAAGCCGGCCTTGCGGTGTTGCAGAATCATTGAAACTAGATTTATTTTTAGGAGGAAGGCAGTATGAATATAGATACAGCTGGTATCGAAGCAATCGTTAAAAGAGTGATGTCATCAATCGACGAAGCTAACGGGGTTGCGCCAGCTTCAGAAGGGGCTAAAGGACGTGACGGCATTTTCGATGATATGGAAGACGCCATCGCCGCAGCACAGGCAGCATGGAATGACTACAAAATGCGTCCGCTGTCACTGCGTTATAAAATCATCGACGAAATTCGCAAGACCTTTACGAAAAAGGAAACCGTCGAAACCATTGTCAACATGGCTGTTGAAGAAACCGGCATGGGCAATGTCGAAGATAAATTGACAAAAGCGTATCTGTGTGCTGAAAGAACACCAGGTATGGAAGATCTCCAGGCCAACTGCTGGACTGGCGACGAAGGGTTAACCTTACTTGAACTTTCACCATTCGGCGTGATCGGTGCCATCTGCCCGTCCACAAACCCGAATGAAACCATCGTCAACAACTCCATCAGCATGCTGGCTGCTGGGAACGCGATTGTTTTCGCTCCCCACCCAGGCGCACTCCAGACTTCTCTGTACTGCGTAAGACTGGTCAACCAGGCCATCGCAGCAGCAGGCGGCCCTGCAAACCTGGTCGTTTCAACAGAACATCCGACCATGGATTCTGCAAACGTCATGATGCATCATCCTGATGTCAGACTCCTGTGCGCAACAGGCGGCCCTGGCGTTGTTCACGCAGTTCTGTCCAGCGGCAAGAAAGCCATCGGCGCTGGCCCTGGCAACCCACCGGCACTGGTCGATGAAACTGCAGATATCGAAAAAGCGGCTAAAGACATCATTGACGGCTGCACCTTCGACAACAACCTGCCGTGTATCGCTGAAAAAGAAGTCGTCGTCGTCGACCAGGTCGCGGATTACCTGATCTTCAACATGAAGAAGAATGGCGCTTTCGAAATCAAAGACAGAAAAGTTCTCGATGACCTGGCCGCGATGGTCGCGCCTGACGGCCGCGTTTCCCGCGACTATGTCGGCAAGAGCGCAAAATACATCGCCAAAGCTGCTGGCATCGACGTACCGGAAGATACGAGAGTGCTCATCGGCGAACTGCCGGCTGACCACCCATTGGTTCAGATCGAACTGATGATGCCGATCCTCGGGATCGTCCGCGTCGACAACGTCGACGAAGGCATCGACCTGGCCTGCGAATTGGAACACGGCAACCGCCACACGGCAACGATGCACTCCAAGAATGTCGACGCGCTGTCCAAGATGTCCAAGAAGATCGCTTCCACGATCTTTGTCAAGAACGGTCCTTCTTACGCAGGACTCGGTGTTGGCGGCGAAGGTTATCCGACCTTTACGATCGCTGGCCCGACTGGTGAAGGCTTAACCTCAGCAAAGACATTCGCAAGAAGAAGAAGATGCGTACTCTGCGACGCCTTCAACATTAAATAATCAGAGGAGAGTTGCATATGAGCTTGGTTGACAAAGTAAAAAGCGCCGGCATTGTCGGTGCAGGCGGGGCCACTTTCCCGACCCACGTCAAAATAGATGCTACGGCAGATGTCGTCATTGTCAACGGTGCTGAATGCGAACCTCTGCTTCGAGTTGATCAACAATTGATGGATTTGAGAGCTTCCGATTTACTGGAAGCTCTCAACATGGTCGTCGAACACACGAAAGCCAAAGAAGGCATTATCGGCTTAAAGAAAAAATACGTGCCGGCGATCAATAAGCTCAATTCACTTTTGCCGAAATATCCGAAACTGAAACTGCACATCATGAACAATTTCTACCCGGCCGGCGACGAACAAACCCTCGTCTACGAATGCACCGGGAAAATCGTTCCTGAAGGCGGTATTCCACTGGCCGTCGGCGCCCTGGTCATGAATGTCGAAACCCTGCTCAATCTTCACGACTGTGTCACAGAAGACAAGCCGGTGATCGACAAGTATCTGA
This genomic window contains:
- a CDS encoding aldehyde dehydrogenase family protein, whose translation is MNIDTAGIEAIVKRVMSSIDEANGVAPASEGAKGRDGIFDDMEDAIAAAQAAWNDYKMRPLSLRYKIIDEIRKTFTKKETVETIVNMAVEETGMGNVEDKLTKAYLCAERTPGMEDLQANCWTGDEGLTLLELSPFGVIGAICPSTNPNETIVNNSISMLAAGNAIVFAPHPGALQTSLYCVRLVNQAIAAAGGPANLVVSTEHPTMDSANVMMHHPDVRLLCATGGPGVVHAVLSSGKKAIGAGPGNPPALVDETADIEKAAKDIIDGCTFDNNLPCIAEKEVVVVDQVADYLIFNMKKNGAFEIKDRKVLDDLAAMVAPDGRVSRDYVGKSAKYIAKAAGIDVPEDTRVLIGELPADHPLVQIELMMPILGIVRVDNVDEGIDLACELEHGNRHTATMHSKNVDALSKMSKKIASTIFVKNGPSYAGLGVGGEGYPTFTIAGPTGEGLTSAKTFARRRRCVLCDAFNIK